One genomic region from Enoplosus armatus isolate fEnoArm2 chromosome 17, fEnoArm2.hap1, whole genome shotgun sequence encodes:
- the mgp gene encoding matrix Gla protein, with amino-acid sequence MRSLLQLLALCAALSLCVCYDSHESSESSEDLFVPPNQANSFITPQRGNVYSPPRGNGHNYYNLMRTIKSPAERRAETCEDYSPCRFYAFRHGFQQAYQRYFGSQTQPQRPAGTRRY; translated from the exons ATGAGGAGCCTTCTTCAGCTTCTGGCACTCTGTGCTGCGCTCTCCCTCTGCGTCTGCTATG ACTCTCATGAAAGCTCAGAATCCAGTGAAG ATTTGTTTGTGCCCCCAAACCAAGCCAACTCATTCATCACGCCGCAGAGGGGCAACGTATACAGCCCACCCAGGGGCAACGGCCACAACTATTACAACCTCATGAG GACGATAAAGTCTCCGGCAGAGAGGCGTGCAGAGACCTGTGAGGACTACTCTCCCTGCCGCTTCTACGCCTTTCGCCACGGCTTCCAGCAGGCCTACCAGAGATACTTTGGTTCCCAAACTCAACCCCAGAGACCAGCCGGGACTCGTCGCTACTAA
- the LOC139300392 gene encoding retinal cone rhodopsin-sensitive cGMP 3',5'-cyclic phosphodiesterase subunit gamma-like, whose amino-acid sequence MNASPPAGSALAPGGATGPTTPKKGPPKFKQRQTRTFKSKAPKPGQKGFGDDIPGMEGLGTDITVVCPWEAFGDMELSDLAKYGII is encoded by the exons ATGAACGCCAGCCCCCCTGCAGGAAGCGCCCTGGCCCCTGGTGGAGCGACTGGGCCCACCACACCAAAGAAGGGACCACCCAAGTTCAAGCAGAGGCAGACCCGTACATTCAAGAGCAAGGCCCCCAAGCCAGGCCAGAAGGG ctTTGGGGACGATATCCCCGGCATGGAGGGTCTCGGCACAGACATCACAGTGGTGTGCCCATGGGAAGCCTTCGGCGACATGGAGCTCAGCGACTTGGCCAAA